Proteins encoded in a region of the Quercus lobata isolate SW786 chromosome 8, ValleyOak3.0 Primary Assembly, whole genome shotgun sequence genome:
- the LOC115956689 gene encoding uncharacterized protein LOC115956689, which produces MDTQALAQLFMVAWGIWSNRNEIRTGGSQKSASLIVKWTLDYLEEFQVANHKVQITSAESECGWSLPHAPGFKVNMDAAIFENLRSVGIGVVIRDHLGSVRAAMSKKLRAMLGPLEIEAKAMEEGLRFAWDRGFRAATFEGDSLLVHQALTGSAIPPASISNIISSVLSQAS; this is translated from the coding sequence ATGGATACTCAAGCGCTGGCTCAACTCTTCATGGTCGCGTGGGGCATTTGGTCTAACAGGAATGAAATTCGAACGGGAGGTTCACAGAAGTCAGCGTCATTGATTGTGAAGTGGACGTTGGACTATCTGGAAGAGTTTCAAGTTGCCAATCATAAGGTTCAGATCACGTCTGCAGAATCTGAATGTGGTTGGTCACTTCCCCATGCGCCGGGTTTTAAAGTAAACATGGATGCTGCTATTTTTGAGAATCTGCGTTCAGTCGGAATTGGAGTAGTGATACGGGATCACCTGGGGTCTGTCCGAGCAGCTATGAGCAAGAAGCTCCGTGCAATGTTGGGGCCGTTGGAAATTGAAGCTAAGGCGATGGAGGAAGGCTTGAGGTTCGCGTGGGACAGGGGCTTCAGAGCAGCTACGTTTGAAGGGGACTCTTTATTGGTGCATCAAGCGTTGACTGGCTCTGCCATCCCACCTGCTAGCATCTCCAACATTATTTCTAGTGTGCTGAGTCAGGCATCATAG
- the LOC115957861 gene encoding glucan endo-1,3-beta-D-glucosidase — translation MAKVKPTTLSLFLLILSFISGGNMIMANGQKTWCVAKPSSDQATLVGNINFACSQVDCQILRRGCPCYAPDNLINHASIAMNLYYQAKGRNHWNCDFRNTALIVQTDPSYANCIYA, via the exons ATGGCTAAAGTTAAACCtactactctctctcttttccttctgATCCTGTCCTTCATTTCAG GGGGAAATATGATTATGGCAAATGGACAG AAAACTTGGTGTGTGGCTAAGCCTTCCTCTGACCAGGCAACCCTGGTAGGAAACATCAATTTTGCATGCTCTCAGGTTGATTGCCAGATTTTGCGTAGGGGCTGCCCTTGCTATGCTCCTGATAACCTCATAAACCATGCATCCATAGCCATGAATCTCTATTACCAGGCCAAGGGAAGGAACCATTGGAATTGTGATTTCAGAAACACTGCTCTCATTGTCCAGACTGATCCAA GTTATGCTAATTGCATTTACGCGTAG